From Amia ocellicauda isolate fAmiCal2 chromosome 12, fAmiCal2.hap1, whole genome shotgun sequence, a single genomic window includes:
- the LOC136764804 gene encoding lipolysis-stimulated lipoprotein receptor-like, with the protein MLLRLLFFMTLSIGSSMAISVTCPTKRYVVILFQPVTLTCNYQTSAQQPPVVIWRYKYFCLNPILTALNPSSAANQLTQAIPNYNPIIDCTENQRTVRTVASKQGNTITLADGYQGRKITIINNADLNFAQTAWGDSGVYVCSVVSTQDLTGNSEDYTELIVLDWLLVVLVVLGFLLFLLLIGICWCQCCPHTCCCYVRCPCCPDRCCCPQALYEAGKAATYGVPSLYAPTLYAPTMYSQPPQAKMMPPAMPMMPIHNSNNGYMRAYYAASSVGQGSQAPLLHEQDSGGNSVRSGYRIQANQADNSTRVLYYMERELANLDPARPGANRGKYDRLSEVSSLHEDRDPRGILREGMGRVRNQAMMPIMDADEHMSTISSVSQQGHYRDDASSREGARGGASRGRAHSMDNLDELGRTYYDDSYRAGGGRGRSSDDEWSGWGYDRDDRRRRDYSPNNRRKDAGVYKRSHSRDDLMDLERGRGPPPRGVGYDDSFLEEALRRKRMNEQQRVGSRERLDSDSEAPSSRSGRGGDRRGPDRRRYSDDYLPPPPPPPYSDTESKKSDLRKNSAVSRESLVV; encoded by the exons ATGCTGTTGCGGTTACTTTTCTTCATGACCCTTTCAATAG GGTCATCAATGGCGATCTCCGTGACCTGCCCAACCAAGAGGTACGTGGTCATCCTGTTCCAGCCTGTCACGCTCACCTGCAACTACCAGACCTCCGCCCAACAGCCGCCAGTGGTGATTTGGAGGTACAAGTACTTCTGCCTGAACCCAATCCTGACGGCCCTGAACCCCAGCAGTGCCGCCAACCAGCTGACCCAGGCCATCCCCAACTACAACCCCATTATTGATTGCACTGAGAACCAGCGCACTGTCCGCACCGTGGCCTCCAAGCAGGGTAACACCATCACTCTGGCAGATGGGTACCAGGGCCGCAAGATCACCATCATTAACA ATGCTGACTTGAACTTTGCGCAGACAGCGTGGGGAGACAGTGGAGTCTACGTCTGCTCTGTGGTGTCCACCCAGGATCTGACTGGAAACAGTGAGGACTACACTGAACTAATCGTGCTGG ACTGGCTCctggtggtgctggtggtgCTGGGATTCTTGCTCTTCCTCCTGCTGATTGGCATCTGCTGGTGCCAGTGCTGCCCACATACCTGCTGCTGCTACGTGCGCTGCCCCTGCTGCCCTGATCGCTGCTGCTGTCCCCAAGCAC TATATGAAGCAGGGAAGGCTGCCACATATGGAGTGCCCAGTCTGTATGCCCCTACCTTGTATGCACCCACTATGTACTCCCAGCCCCCCCAGGCAAAAATGATGCCCCCTGCTATGCCCATGATGCCCATTCATAATTCCAACAATGGGTACATGAGAGCATATTATGCGGCCAGCTCAG TTGGGCAAGGCTCTCAGGCTCCTCTCCTGCATGAACAAGATAGCGGTGGCAACTCTG tGCGCAGTGGTTACCGCATTCAGGCAAACCAGGCAGACAACTCTACGCGGGTCCTTTATTACATGGAGAGGGAGTTGGCCAACCTGGACCCTGCAAGACCTGGAGCTAACCGAGGGAAATATGATCGGT TGAGTGAGGTGAGCTCTCTGCATGAGGACCGGGACCCGCGGGGAATCCTACGAGAGGGAATGGGCCGCGTGCGCAACCAGGCCATGATGCCCATCATGGACGCCGACGAGCACATGAGCACCATCAGCAGCGTCTCGCAGCAAGGCCACTACCGTGACGACGCCAGTAGCAGGGAGGGGGCCCGGGGAGGGGCCAGCCGTGGCCGAGCTCACTCCATGGACAACCTGGATGAACTGGGACGCACTTACTACGATGACTCTTACAGAGCAGGGGGGGGCAGAGGCCGCAG CTCTGATGACGAGTGGAGCGGGTGGGGCtatgaccgggatgaccgcagGAGAAGGGACTACTCCCCCAACAACCGGCGCAAAGACGCAGGGGTCTACAAGCGCTCCCATAGCCGTGACGACCTGATGGACCTGGAGCGGGGGCGAGGTCCCCCCCCACGCGGGGTGGGCTATGATGACAGCTTCCTAGAGGAGGCCCTGCGCAGGAAGCGGATGAACGAGCAGCAGCGAGTGGGCAGCAGGGAACGACTGGACAGCGACAGCGAGGCCCCGTCTTCACGCTCGGGCCGGGGGGGGGATCGCAGGGGTCCCGACCGCCGCAGATACAGCGACGATTACCTCCCgccgcccccaccccccccttaTAGCGACACCGAATCCAAGAAAAGCGACCTACGCAag AACAGCGCTGTGAGCAGGGAGAGCTTGGTGGTGTGA